GCAGCACCAGCGCCGGGCTCCACCACGGGACGGTCCGGCGGAGCGCCAGGCGGGCCAGCAGCCCGAGCAGGCCGACGTACAGCAGCAGCGGGACGACGGTGTACACCAGCGGCAGCACGCCCGGCACCGACTGCACCCGGTCGAACAGCGCCGAGCGGGCCGCCCGGTCGGCCGAGACGGCGTTCGCGTACAGGTCGATCCCGGCCTGCGCCAGGCCGGCCGCCACCCCGGCCCAGCCGAGGCCGAGCCAGGCCCGGCCCCACGCCCCGTCCCGGCCGCCCAGCCGCCACAGCTCCGGCAGCCCCGCGCCCAGCAGCGCCAGCCCGGCGAACAGCGCCAGGTGCCCCACCGTCCAGCCGGCGCCCACCCCGCGCGAGCCCGGCAGCAGCCGCACCAGCCCGTACACCGCCATCAGCCCCGCCGCCCAGCCCAGCGCCCGACGTCCCGTCACCATCGCCCCGACCCCCTCGTGAGTGTGCCTTCCCGGCACCCCCACCCTCCCGCGACGCCCGCCGCCGCGCCTCCCCCGCGACGGCGATGCCCGGGCCTCCCTCCCGAGGGGGAGCCCGCCGCCCGCCGCGGCGGCGGGCGGGTCTCACTCCCCCGCCGTGACCGCCCCCGCCTCGTACGCGAAGACCACCGCGTGGACGCGGTCGCGCAGGCCGAGCTTCTGCAGCAGGTTGCTGACGTGGGTCTTCACGGTGTGCTCGCTGACCACCAGTTCGGCGGCGATCTCGGCGTTGGACATGCCCCGGGCGACCAGCCGCAGGGTCTCCGACTCGCGGGCGGTGAGCGACTCCAGCAGGCGCCGCAGCGGCCGGGCGACGGCCGGGGCGGCGCCGGTCTTGCGGGCGGTGACCTCGCCGATCACCCGGCGGGTGACGGACGGGGCGAGCAGCGCCTCGCCGGAGTGGACGACCCGGACGGCGTGGGCGAGGTCGTCGCGGCGGACGTCCTTGAGCAGGAAGCCGCTGGCCCCGGCGTACAGCGCGTCGAAGACGTAGTCGTCGACGTCGAAGGTGGTGAGCATGATGACCCGGCAGCCGGGGTGCTCGGCGCAGACCCGGCGGGCGGCCTCCAGGCCGTCCATGACGGGCATCCGGACGTCCAGCAGCAGGACGTCGGGGGCGTGCGCGCGGACGGCCTCCACGGCCTGCCGCCCGTCGCCGGCCTCGGCGACGACCTCGATGTCGGGCTGGGCGTCGAGGATCATGCCGAACCCGGCCCGGACCAGTTCCTGGTCGTCGGCGATCACCACGCGTATGGTCAACTTCCGTCCCTCTCCCAGTTGTTGATCGGCAGCCCTCAGGCGTCGAGCGGCAGCACGGCGGCCACCAGGTAGCCGGGCCCGTCGGGTCGGGGCCCGGTCTCGGCGCTGCCGCCGCAGGCCGCCGCGCGCTCCCGGATGGAGAGCAGGCCGCGCCCGCCGGAGCGCCCGTCGACCCCGGCCGCCGCGCCCGCCCCCGCTCCCGCGCCGTCGTCGACCACCTCGACCGCCAGCAGCGCCCCGTCGCGGACCGCGACCCGGACGCCGACCCGGCGGGCGCCGGCGTGCTTGACCACGTTGGTGAGCGCCTCCTGGACGATCCGGAAGGCCGCCGCCTGCACCTCGGCCGGCCCGGCCTCCTCGATCTCGGCGTCGACCGCCACCCCGGACTCGCGGACCCGCTGCAGCACCTCCGCGAGCTCGGCCAGCCGGGGCTGCGGGGCGAGCGCGGGCGCCGCGCCGCCCTCCTTCAGCACGCCCAGCGAGCGCCGGAGCTGGACCATGGCGTCGCGCCCGGAGTCGGCGATGGCGTCGAACGCGCGGACCGCCCGGTCGGGGTCGCCGCGCACCACCAGCGGCCCGGCCTCGGCCTGCACCACCATCAGCGAGACCGCGTGGGCCAGGATGTCGTGCATCTCGCGGGCGATCCGGGCGCGCTCCTCGGCGACCGCGCGGGCGGCGTCGCTGGCGGCCCGCAGCCCGGCCTGCCGGGCCCGTTCGGCCTCGACGCCGGCCAGCCGGCGCAGCTCCCGCACCAGCGAGCCGAGCACGAAGCTGCCGACCGACACCACCAGGCTGAACAGCATGCCGCCGAAGGAGCGGGTGCCGACCACGTTGCCGACCACCGCGAAGGCCAGCAGCGCGGCGCGCTGCCAGTCCCGGCCGCGGTCGGCGACGGTGTAGACGGCGACCGCCATGGCGACCTGGATCTGCGGCATCGCGAAGTGCGCGACCACCGACAGCGCGCAGGTGGGTACCGCGCAGGCCAGCAGCACCGCCCACGGGGCGCGGCGGCGCCACCACAGCGGCAGCGACCCGGCCAGCGCCAGCGCGTAGGCCCACCACCGCCGTTCGGCCGCGTGCCCGTCGGTGTACACCCCCCAGAGCGAGACGCCGACGGCGAGCGCCAGCAGCGGCCCGTCCACCGCCCAGGCCCGGGCCCGCCCCCAGGCCAGCAGCCCGTCCGTCCGCTTCCCCCACGTCCCCCACGTCCCCCGCGTCCCCCGCGTCCCCATGCCGCGCATCCTCCCGCATCGTCGGCCGGCCGCCGCGCGCGCCTCCCGGCACGGGGCGCCGGGGAGCGCCCCGGGCGAACGCCCCGGGGCGTCACAGCAGCCGCTTGATCTCCCCGCGGGCCCGGTAGAAGCCGCCGGACTCGGACCGGCGCACCTCGGCGACCAGGTACCGCGCCCCGGCGACCCGGACGTCCTTGGGGAACTGCACCCGCAGCGTGGCGTCGTAGCCGGGCGTGACCACCCGGACCCGCAGCCGCCCGCCCTCGGCCACGCACTCCACCTCGACGCCCCCGGCGCCCGCCACCGCGCCGGCGCTGACGGTCTCCAGCTCGGCGCCGGCCGCGACCCGCTCGACGCCCGCGCCGCTCACCTCGGCGGTGGCCGGCAGGGTGCCCTGCTCGGCGGCCCGCACGGCGCCCTGGGAGGCGTCCAGGCAGGCCAGCGAACCGTCGGTGGTGACCAGGTACAGCCGCCCGTCGCGGTACTGCATGCTGTACGCCGAGCCGCAGCCGGTGCCCAGCTTCCACAGCCGGGTGCCGTCGGCGGCGAAGCAGTAGACGGACGAGTGGTTGTCGCCCGCGAACACGAACTCCCCGTCCGGGGAGGCCGCGCAGGAGAACACCGCGGCGTCGCACCGGTACGCGGCGGTCTCCGCGCCGTCGGACTTGCGCAGCCGGTGCACCCAGCCCTGCGAGGTGCCGGCGAACACCTCGTCCCGCTCCTGCCAGCCGAACAGCACCGAGCCCTTGGTGCGGGTGTGCCAGAGCTGGTCGCCGCCGCGCTTGGCGTACCGGGCCACGCCCGCCGACCAGCCGTGGTAGACCGACTCGGCGTCGCAGCGCACCATCCAGCCGGAGGAGCCCTGGGCGTTGCGCCGCCACTGGAACTCGTCCTCGTGGTCGACGGTGGTCAGCCCGCCGCGCTCGTCGGCGACGCCGAGCACGCCGTCGTGGATGTCCAGCCAGTAGATGTCCACGTCCTGGGCGATCTCGTACGCCACCCGCGGCACCTTCCCGCCGAGGTCGTACACCTTGCCGTCGTCGCAGCCCGCGTAGATCCACCAGTCGTCGGCGACGATGCACTTGACGCCGTCGGGCAGGCCGAACCGGCCGGTGACCCGGCCGTCCGTGGTCAGCGTGTAGACGTCGCCCTGCTCGTTGCCGACCCAGGCGTGCTCCTCGCCGACGTACACCCCGAACGCGGGCGAGCCGGAGCGGAAGCGCCACAGCAGCGGGGCCTGGCGGGCGGTGGAGCGGGTCGAGGTGATCTGCCGGCGGGTCACCGACCGGCGCTGGCGCACGCCCCGCACGGCCGGGGCGTAGCCCTTGCGGACCTTCTCGCCGATCTTCCTGGCGGCCTGCGCGGCGGCCTTCTCGGCGCTCGCGCAGACCGTGGTCCTGGTGGTGCCCGGCTCGCCGATCCGGCCGTAGCGGATGGTCAACTCGGCTTCCTTGACCGTGACTTCGTAGAACTTGTGGGCACTCCCCTCGTCCTCGGAGAGCTCCAGGTAGGTCACCTGCGGGTCGGCGGAAACGGTGGCGGACATGGCCGACGCCCCTTTCGGGCACGGAGTTCGGGAGGGGTGCCGGCGGGGCCTGCGCCCTCCGTCCGACACCCTCAATCTACGTCCCGGCACCGACA
This is a stretch of genomic DNA from Kitasatospora fiedleri. It encodes these proteins:
- a CDS encoding response regulator transcription factor; protein product: MTIRVVIADDQELVRAGFGMILDAQPDIEVVAEAGDGRQAVEAVRAHAPDVLLLDVRMPVMDGLEAARRVCAEHPGCRVIMLTTFDVDDYVFDALYAGASGFLLKDVRRDDLAHAVRVVHSGEALLAPSVTRRVIGEVTARKTGAAPAVARPLRRLLESLTARESETLRLVARGMSNAEIAAELVVSEHTVKTHVSNLLQKLGLRDRVHAVVFAYEAGAVTAGE
- a CDS encoding sensor histidine kinase, coding for MGTRGTRGTWGTWGKRTDGLLAWGRARAWAVDGPLLALAVGVSLWGVYTDGHAAERRWWAYALALAGSLPLWWRRRAPWAVLLACAVPTCALSVVAHFAMPQIQVAMAVAVYTVADRGRDWQRAALLAFAVVGNVVGTRSFGGMLFSLVVSVGSFVLGSLVRELRRLAGVEAERARQAGLRAASDAARAVAEERARIAREMHDILAHAVSLMVVQAEAGPLVVRGDPDRAVRAFDAIADSGRDAMVQLRRSLGVLKEGGAAPALAPQPRLAELAEVLQRVRESGVAVDAEIEEAGPAEVQAAAFRIVQEALTNVVKHAGARRVGVRVAVRDGALLAVEVVDDGAGAGAGAAAGVDGRSGGRGLLSIRERAAACGGSAETGPRPDGPGYLVAAVLPLDA
- a CDS encoding WGR domain-containing protein — encoded protein: MSATVSADPQVTYLELSEDEGSAHKFYEVTVKEAELTIRYGRIGEPGTTRTTVCASAEKAAAQAARKIGEKVRKGYAPAVRGVRQRRSVTRRQITSTRSTARQAPLLWRFRSGSPAFGVYVGEEHAWVGNEQGDVYTLTTDGRVTGRFGLPDGVKCIVADDWWIYAGCDDGKVYDLGGKVPRVAYEIAQDVDIYWLDIHDGVLGVADERGGLTTVDHEDEFQWRRNAQGSSGWMVRCDAESVYHGWSAGVARYAKRGGDQLWHTRTKGSVLFGWQERDEVFAGTSQGWVHRLRKSDGAETAAYRCDAAVFSCAASPDGEFVFAGDNHSSVYCFAADGTRLWKLGTGCGSAYSMQYRDGRLYLVTTDGSLACLDASQGAVRAAEQGTLPATAEVSGAGVERVAAGAELETVSAGAVAGAGGVEVECVAEGGRLRVRVVTPGYDATLRVQFPKDVRVAGARYLVAEVRRSESGGFYRARGEIKRLL